The proteins below come from a single Rhizobium etli CFN 42 genomic window:
- the ccmE gene encoding cytochrome c maturation protein CcmE, protein MTRKQKRLVVIAGGMSFILAAVLLVMFAFSQSVAYFYMPADLARTPVAPETRIRLGGLVGAGSVVRGAGSTVEFSVTDGSANAVKVKYTGILPDLFREGQGVVTEGMFAAGSNVFIADTVLAKHDETYMPKEVADRLKSQGLWQEGKGQEAKATP, encoded by the coding sequence ATGACGCGCAAGCAGAAGCGCCTTGTGGTGATTGCTGGCGGGATGAGTTTCATCCTTGCTGCGGTGCTTTTGGTGATGTTCGCCTTCAGCCAGTCGGTGGCCTATTTCTACATGCCGGCCGATCTTGCCAGGACGCCGGTGGCGCCGGAGACCCGCATCCGGCTCGGCGGCCTGGTCGGGGCGGGCAGCGTCGTGCGCGGCGCCGGTTCGACGGTGGAATTTTCTGTCACCGACGGCAGCGCCAATGCGGTGAAAGTCAAGTATACCGGCATCCTGCCGGATCTGTTCCGCGAGGGCCAGGGTGTGGTCACCGAGGGCATGTTTGCCGCAGGCAGCAATGTCTTTATCGCCGACACCGTGCTTGCCAAGCATGACGAGACCTATATGCCGAAGGAGGTGGCCGACCGACTAAAGTCGCAGGGGCTGTGGCAGGAAGGCAAGGGGCAGGAGGCGAAGGCGACGCCATGA
- the ccmI gene encoding c-type cytochrome biogenesis protein CcmI, whose amino-acid sequence MLIWIVFAAVATAVVASLLHPLASSHVRIDGGGDAGRVYRAQLLELERDVETDQLGRTEYDYARAEVARRLFRASEQQAEVLDSPSHAHRWPKLVIVAFLPLASIGLYELLGSPDLPSQPLQARLEDPGQNLAMLIVKTERHLASRPDDGRGWNVIAPVYLRTGRLPEAEIAYRNALRILGPDMDRLGGLAEALMAEAQGSVSADTLDVLRQILQLEPKNPRALFYIALSFEQAGRRAEALADFEALAKSSPAGAPWLSLVNKHIAANGGVPLIAVAREPRMTDQRGSQ is encoded by the coding sequence ATGCTTATCTGGATTGTTTTCGCGGCCGTCGCGACTGCCGTCGTCGCTTCCCTTCTTCATCCGCTTGCTTCCAGCCATGTCCGGATCGACGGTGGCGGTGACGCAGGCCGGGTCTATCGAGCCCAGCTTCTCGAACTCGAAAGGGACGTGGAAACGGACCAGCTCGGACGCACCGAGTACGATTATGCCCGTGCGGAAGTAGCACGGCGGCTTTTCAGGGCAAGCGAACAGCAGGCTGAAGTGTTGGACAGCCCGTCGCATGCCCACAGATGGCCGAAGCTCGTCATCGTCGCATTTCTTCCGCTCGCGAGCATTGGCCTTTATGAGTTGCTGGGTTCGCCCGACCTACCATCGCAGCCGCTGCAGGCGCGGCTGGAAGATCCCGGCCAGAACCTCGCAATGCTGATCGTCAAGACAGAACGCCATCTTGCAAGCCGGCCCGATGACGGGCGGGGTTGGAACGTGATCGCCCCGGTTTATCTCAGGACCGGCCGGTTGCCCGAGGCGGAAATAGCTTATCGGAACGCCCTGCGGATCCTCGGCCCCGACATGGATCGGCTGGGCGGTCTTGCCGAGGCCCTGATGGCCGAAGCGCAAGGTTCGGTGTCTGCGGATACGCTGGATGTCCTGCGGCAGATCCTCCAGCTTGAGCCGAAAAACCCGCGCGCATTGTTCTACATCGCCCTCAGCTTCGAGCAGGCGGGGCGGCGTGCCGAGGCGTTGGCAGATTTCGAGGCGCTGGCGAAATCGTCGCCGGCCGGGGCGCCCTGGCTGTCGCTCGTCAACAAACATATTGCCGCCAATGGCGGGGTGCCGCTGATCGCCGTGGCGCGGGAGCCTCGCATGACAGATCAACGAGGTTCGCAATGA